TAGCTGATGTGCAATCGGCCATTAAACAATTTGCTAAAAGTAGTAAGCAAGGGATCATTACCGCTTTTGGTGCTTCACCTCATAGTGTTGCAGAAAAACGATTAATTACAAAAAGTGAAATTGATGCGGTATGCTCAACGCGCGGTGTATTTATGGTCAAATATGATGGTCATGCCTGTATTATTAATTCACATCTATTGGCTAAGCTACCCAACAAAATAAAAAATCAACGTGGTTTTAATGCTGATACCGGCATTATGACTCAAGAGGCGTTTTTTAGGGTTACTGATTTTATTACTGCCAAAGTTCCTTTAGGCAAGACTTTAAATGATATGCTTTGCACGATCGACACAATGGCTGCGCATGGCATCGGTCTAATTCATTCGGTTGCTGGCGTTGGTTTTCCATTAGATATGGATGTTAGACTTGAAAGCTTATTTGCTCGCGGTTTACGTAATCCGCTTAGCTATCGTTTATATTTTCAAACGATGGATATCAAAAAAGTGCTTAAGCGCAAATTGCCGCGAGTTGGGGGATGTTTTGCTACCGCACTAGATGGTTCATTTGGTTCACTTGATGCTGCACTTATCGACCCATATTCTAATGATAATAATAACCGCGGTGTGCTTTTTTACTCTGATCAAGTTGTACATGATTTTGCGCGTACAGCTAATCGCGCTGGCTTGCAAATTGAAATGCATGCAATAGGTGACCATGCCTTTGAACAAGGGGTAGATGCGCTTGCGGCAGCATTAGAAGACTTTCCACGTCAAGATCATCGGCATACTATTATTCATGCATGTCTACCTACTGAACGAGGGCTTGAGCGATGCGCCAAATTAGATATTGGCATAGCATTGCAACCCGCTTTTATTTATTGGCACGTTGAACCACCTGAGTATTTAGATTCTATTCTTGGTTCTCGTCTTAGAAAACTTATGCCACTTAAAACTATGTGTGAAATGGGCATTAAACTAGCGGGTGGTTCTGATGCTCCATGCACTATTCCAGATCCACTATTTGGTATTTGGTCTTCTTGTAATCATCCACGTGCACAAGAGAGTTTATCTATTCAACAAGCATTAAATCTATATACCCGCAATGCCGCTTGGATGAGTTTTGACGACGATAGGCGTGGCAGCTTAGAAGTCGGTAAAATTGCTGACATGATTATTTTAGATCTTAATCCTCTTGCTATTGAACCGCAAAAATTAAAAGAAATTAAAGTTAAGCAATTATTGCTTGCCGGTAAGCCATATAAACCTGGGCAGTCGCGTGCTAATTTAATATGGCGTGGTTTGTTTAGTCGACGAAGTATTTAAGGCAGTTGCTGCTGCAAAAACCAATCGACTAATTCAGTGCCTTCATAAGCGAAGTCCCAAGCATTATGACCACCAAAGATTTTATAGTCCCACGGGTCATTAATACTGACACTTATTTCTCGATACTGCACTTGAGCACCGATATTTTGTAAATACTTATAAGCGGTTCGTGATTCACTTACTGGCACGGTTTTATCTAAGTCATTATGAAATAAATAGATGGGAATACTTTTAAGATTATCAAGATTAACTTTAGCCATACCATACATACCAGTCCAAATACCACATACTGGTGCAATAGCGGCGAATAGTTTTAGTTGGCGAGACGCATCTGCGCTGGAGTAACAGCAGATGGGTCATCAATGAAACAGGCAAGCATTCGTGCCTCAGTATTACCAGTAGTCCATAAAGCAAGCGCTAGTTTATGATTGGTGCCTATTTGTTTGGCGATTTGGCGAAGTTTAACCAGCGAAATACCAAAAGCATTGTTAACATTAATAGCATACTTTGACATACTATCGCGTTTTTCTTTGCTGCCCATACTTTTTAATTGTTTTAGTATGGATTGCGCACTCATGTTTTTTCATTTGTTCGAAAGTTATGACGTGGTAAGCTATGCCTGTGATGTTTACACATAAAGCTGGCATATTGATTTAAACCCAACTCTTTAATTTTTGCGATACAAGCTTTACGGTCAGACTTAAAGATAAATCCAAAAATTTTTGCAAAAATATTACTAAATTTACCACAAGCAGCAGGGTCGCTAAATTCTTGGCAATCGGCACAGCTTAAGTATTGGTGTTGCTGACAACACTTTCGCACCAAGCACCAACTTGCCTTGGTATTTTCGTGGCAACCTGGGCAATGTGAATCTAGGTATTTTTTACACGCTCCACAATACAAGCCGCAATAAGCCACAAGATTGCTGTCTGCTAATATTGGTTTCATCAATCTTATCCCCCTTTAGCAGTTTGCTGTACTAATGGTGAATGCTCTATATTTAGTTGAGTATACACTCAACGAAAAAAATAGCAATAGCAGAATCTATTACCCAATTGGATTTTCAATGCTATTGATGCTAAAAATGTTGTAACTTGCTGTATTTGCGAGTAATTTATTGACGTTAGTAAGGAAGGATCATCATGAAATCAGTTATCCTTATTTTGTTGGGATTTAATTTGGTTGTTGCAGACGATATGTCGATAGCTGATGAAAGAGAAAAATGCGAACAAAAGAGTTCATCAACAGCAGAGAAAATTGTCTGTATAAATAAAGAAGAGCTCGTTTGGGATTCATTAATGAATCGAGACTTTAAACGCATTATGAATAACCTATCTGCTGACGAAAAAGCCAAATTTCGTAACGTTCAAAAAACATGGCTTGCCTACAGAGATGCTATTTTTGAGATCAGCAAAATAATTGAAGTCAAACACTACGGCAAAGAGGACGGCTCGCTCTTAAATGCAAGAATCAAAAAAGATATCGTTAAATATCAATCAGAGATTTTAATGAGTTTAGCTGCAGACTGGGAATAGCATAGTGGTAGACTGGGAGAAATTAATACGATTTAGCAAAAAGCACGCGACGCTCTGAAGGCTTACCGGTTAATATACATTTACCGGTCTCAGCTTCGCTACTAAATGGAATATTGCGAATAGTAACTTTGGTTTGCTCTTTAATTTTTGCTTCGGTTTCAGCAGTACCATCCCAATGCGCATAAACAAATTTTGAGTTTTGCTCAGCAAACACTGATAGAAAATCATCCCAAGTGTCTACTTTTACCGAGTTTTGTTCTAAATTGCTTTTAGCGCGAGTAAACAAACGCTTTTGAAAATCATTCATAAATTCTTTTGCACGCTCACCAATACCAGCACGCTGCCATGTAGCTTTTTCATTAGCAATGCGGTCTTTAATCATCACTTGACCCTTTTTTATATCACGAGGACCAAGTTCAATACGCAAAGGCACGCCTTTTTGTTCCCACTCAAAATATTTGAAACCAGGTTTATGGTCACGGGTATCAAAATTTACTGCAATACCAAGATCACGTAGCTCAGCAGCAAGTTTTTCACCTTCAGCTTTGACAGCTGCCTCATCCGCATCTTTACCAAAAATTGGTACAATAACCGCTTGAATTGGGGCTAATTTTGGTGGCAGCACTAAACCATTATCATCTGAATGGGTCATGATCAGACCACCAAGCAAGCGAGTTGAAACGCCCCATGATGTCTGCCAAACATATTCAAGCTCACCGTCGCGATTTTGAAATTTTACATCAAAGGCTTTGCCAAAGTTTTGCCCTAAATCGTGACTAGTACCTGATTGCAGGGCTTTGCCGTCTTGCATCATAGCTTCTATTGAATAGCTTGCTAAGGCGCCGGCAAATTTTTCACTTTGGGTCTTTTGCCCACGCACCACCGGCATAGCCATAAATTCTTCGGCAAACTGGGCGTAAATATTAAGCATACGCATGACTTCTTCACGTGCTTCTTCATGATTGGCGTGTGCTGTATGACCTTCTTGCCATAAAAATTCGCCAGTACGTAAAAACAAGCGCGTGCGTAACTCCCAGCGCATGACATTAGCCCATTGATTTATCAGCAACGGCAAATCACGCCAGCTTTCAATCCAACGTGAAAAGAAATGGCCGATAATTGTTTCTGAAGTAGGTCTGATAACATAAGGTTCTTCAAGTTGTTTGCCACCAGCATGGGTTACTACCGCAAGCTCGGGTGAGAAACCTTCGACATGTTCTGCTTCGCGCTTAATAAAACTTTCAGGAATTAGCAGCGGAAAATAGGCATTCTGATGGCCAGTAGCTTTAAACATATCATCAAGACCACGTTGGATTTTTTCCCAAATACCATAGCCGTGAGGTTTAATAACCATACAACCTTTGACGACTTCAGCAGCTTCAGCAAGACTGGCTTGACGAATAACATCAAGATACCAGCGCGAGTAATCAACATCGCGTGGTGTTATTTTATCAGGGTTCTTGTTTGAGTTATTTGCATTGGTATTGGTTTTTTTTTCTGTTTGTTTGTTAGTCATAATACTTACACCTTTTTTAAGAGCAGCAGATTTTGCGTTTTGTATATGTATATTGCTTAGGGTCGCAAGAGTATGATGATTTATCTAATAACAAATTTAGGCTGGCGACTCATTGATTTCGAGATAGCCTTTGTTAAGAAGTTTTTCAATACTGGTGTAAGCTTCAAAATCAGTACCAGTAGAGCGATCGATAATATCTCGAACAAGGCCGAAATTTATCGCTAGTTGTAGCGTATCAAGATCAAGTTTTGCTAATGCTGACAGTGGTGAAACCAACGGAACTCGCAAACTTAATTGGGCTTCATCATCAGGAACTCGCGAACGTAAGCGTTTAAGTTCGTCAACTTGACGCATAAGTTCTAAAAGAATGCTTTCAGTGTCAGATGCGAAAGTTTCGGCGAATTCGATTTTATCATCTAGTGCTTCGAGTACAAATGCACCCTTTTCCCATAGTAGCATACGACCTAATGCTTTAATTGGTGATAATGGCAATTCACCGATGATAACAGCATAAATTAATTTTCCTTCTTTAATATATATTTTACCACGCAGCTCACTACTGATAGTTAACATTCCTGATTTTTGATTAGTTGCGAAGAGTTGTAGTAAGTCAGGTAATGGTACTTCAGTGATATCTCCACTCATGGTCGAGCTATCGGCAGGACGTTTACCAAGTCGCTCCATCATGGCTTTAACGTCAGCTCGTTCACTAGCACCAGTAGAAAATTCAGCCGGGTCAATAACTTTTAGTATTGAGGTACCAATCAATATACGGTCATGCAATTTGAGTTCGGCACGTTTAATTTTTTCACCATTTAAAAAGGTGCCATTGGTTGATCCCAAATCAGTAAGATACAAAGCATCACGACGAATAACGAGTTGCGCGTGCATGCGTGATACCATGTCTTCTGCGAGTACTAAGTCTCTCTCTGGGGTACGCCCAATACTCAACTCGCCTTCTTCGGGGAGTTCGATTTCTCCGCTATGGTAACGACCAGAGATGAATTTTAGTGCCAAACCCATGGCTATCTCACCTCACGTATACTGTGGGCCACCTACTAATTTTACATACATTGCAGCTGTAGCATTGTTTGGGTCTTTTGCTAAGACTTCATTCCAAGTATTAAGTGCTTCGCTTTCATGACCACAAGTAAATAAACATAAACCTAGCTGAATTCTAGCAGGATGATAGTCAGGACGTTCGTTAATTACACGAGAAAGTTCGTCAATAGCACTGTAAGTATTTCCTGATTGGTGCAATGCTATTGCTAATTTGACGCGAATATCAACAAAGGAGGGGCCAAGACTTAAAGCTTTATAATACTCAACTATTGCATCTTTGGGACGCCCAGCAGCTTGATAAGCATCACCGATCTCGCAATGCATGTTGGCTATTTTACCAGCAACATGGAGGTCGAGTTCACCAGCCTGATGCTTATTTGCCGTAAGAGCTTGCGTATAGCTTTTTTTGGCTTCTTCGTATTTTCCAGTGTTATTGAATAAAACAGCAGCATTAAGCGCAGCTTCGATATATCCAGGATTTATTTCAAGAGCTTTAATAAAATATTTTTCAGCTTTAGAAAATTGTCCGAGACCATGATAAATCACCCCCAACATATTATAGACATCGGCAAAGACCTGAGTACGAGTAATAATTTGCTCTAACAAGGGCAGCGCCGTTTCGTAGTCGCCTTTTTGGTAATAACTTGTGCCAAGTGCAAGTAACTGGCGCAATTCATCCATTTTTTTATTCCCCTGTTGCTGGGATTTTTTGGGATGTGGAGGTCTCTGTTTTAGGTTTTGCCGATTTTGATGGAGTTGGCAAATCTTGTAAGAGAATCCTACCGGTTTGAGCTTCGTTTGAATTTGGAAATTTTTCGACAAGCTTTTGTGCGTCATTACGTGCTAGTTCAGGTTCTTTAGCATTTTTACGAGCCAAAGCTGCAAGCAACAAGGCTTGCGCTTCTAAACCAACATCTTGATAATTTTGGACAAGTCCCTCAGCTCGCGCTGCTGCAGCGCGCCATTTTTCGTTATTCCAATAGAAATTTGCCACATACAATTCATGATTCGCTAAACGTCGGCGGCAAGTAATAATTTTTTTTTGTGCTTTTTTTACGTACTCACTAGCGGCATGGCTATCAATTAGTTCTTGGTAAGCAGCGATAGCATTTTGAATATCAGCTTGATCTTTTTCTGCTACCGGCGGCATAAACCACCATTCTTCAGGCGCTTGTTTGACATGCGCTTCGGCAATTCGCCAACGACAGTAGGGTATTTCTGGGTGAGCAGGGTGCATTTTGATAAATTGCTTATAAGCGTCGATCGCTTCTATAAATTTACCGCGCGCATAATGCGTATCAGCAATACGTAGATCAGCTAAGATCGCATATTTTGAATAGGGATATTTTGCTTTTACCTCAGCAAAACCAGCTAAAGCT
This genomic stretch from Deltaproteobacteria bacterium harbors:
- a CDS encoding DNA alkylation repair protein — protein: MSAQSILKQLKSMGSKEKRDSMSKYAINVNNAFGISLVKLRQIAKQIGTNHKLALALWTTGNTEARMLACFIDDPSAVTPAQMRLAN
- a CDS encoding amidohydrolase family protein → MQIYEGAIVTCDAVGSLKQFLVEDKGKIVFVGDELPNDYIKLPRVKLQDQALLPAFADTHIHYMSHALFDNGLDVRTAASIADVQSAIKQFAKSSKQGIITAFGASPHSVAEKRLITKSEIDAVCSTRGVFMVKYDGHACIINSHLLAKLPNKIKNQRGFNADTGIMTQEAFFRVTDFITAKVPLGKTLNDMLCTIDTMAAHGIGLIHSVAGVGFPLDMDVRLESLFARGLRNPLSYRLYFQTMDIKKVLKRKLPRVGGCFATALDGSFGSLDAALIDPYSNDNNNRGVLFYSDQVVHDFARTANRAGLQIEMHAIGDHAFEQGVDALAAALEDFPRQDHRHTIIHACLPTERGLERCAKLDIGIALQPAFIYWHVEPPEYLDSILGSRLRKLMPLKTMCEMGIKLAGGSDAPCTIPDPLFGIWSSCNHPRAQESLSIQQALNLYTRNAAWMSFDDDRRGSLEVGKIADMIILDLNPLAIEPQKLKEIKVKQLLLAGKPYKPGQSRANLIWRGLFSRRSI
- a CDS encoding tetratricopeptide repeat protein, whose translation is MDELRQLLALGTSYYQKGDYETALPLLEQIITRTQVFADVYNMLGVIYHGLGQFSKAEKYFIKALEINPGYIEAALNAAVLFNNTGKYEEAKKSYTQALTANKHQAGELDLHVAGKIANMHCEIGDAYQAAGRPKDAIVEYYKALSLGPSFVDIRVKLAIALHQSGNTYSAIDELSRVINERPDYHPARIQLGLCLFTCGHESEALNTWNEVLAKDPNNATAAMYVKLVGGPQYT
- the bamD gene encoding outer membrane protein assembly factor BamD, whose product is MLIFFTIGACAGPDAYLSGRKTAEFFYKKANKDLKDGMYPEALAGFAEVKAKYPYSKYAILADLRIADTHYARGKFIEAIDAYKQFIKMHPAHPEIPYCRWRIAEAHVKQAPEEWWFMPPVAEKDQADIQNAIAAYQELIDSHAASEYVKKAQKKIITCRRRLANHELYVANFYWNNEKWRAAAARAEGLVQNYQDVGLEAQALLLAALARKNAKEPELARNDAQKLVEKFPNSNEAQTGRILLQDLPTPSKSAKPKTETSTSQKIPATGE
- a CDS encoding proline--tRNA ligase encodes the protein MTNKQTEKKTNTNANNSNKNPDKITPRDVDYSRWYLDVIRQASLAEAAEVVKGCMVIKPHGYGIWEKIQRGLDDMFKATGHQNAYFPLLIPESFIKREAEHVEGFSPELAVVTHAGGKQLEEPYVIRPTSETIIGHFFSRWIESWRDLPLLINQWANVMRWELRTRLFLRTGEFLWQEGHTAHANHEEAREEVMRMLNIYAQFAEEFMAMPVVRGQKTQSEKFAGALASYSIEAMMQDGKALQSGTSHDLGQNFGKAFDVKFQNRDGELEYVWQTSWGVSTRLLGGLIMTHSDDNGLVLPPKLAPIQAVIVPIFGKDADEAAVKAEGEKLAAELRDLGIAVNFDTRDHKPGFKYFEWEQKGVPLRIELGPRDIKKGQVMIKDRIANEKATWQRAGIGERAKEFMNDFQKRLFTRAKSNLEQNSVKVDTWDDFLSVFAEQNSKFVYAHWDGTAETEAKIKEQTKVTIRNIPFSSEAETGKCILTGKPSERRVLFAKSY
- a CDS encoding DUF3795 domain-containing protein — encoded protein: MKPILADSNLVAYCGLYCGACKKYLDSHCPGCHENTKASWCLVRKCCQQHQYLSCADCQEFSDPAACGKFSNIFAKIFGFIFKSDRKACIAKIKELGLNQYASFMCKHHRHSLPRHNFRTNEKT
- a CDS encoding DUF4388 domain-containing protein, with the protein product MGLALKFISGRYHSGEIELPEEGELSIGRTPERDLVLAEDMVSRMHAQLVIRRDALYLTDLGSTNGTFLNGEKIKRAELKLHDRILIGTSILKVIDPAEFSTGASERADVKAMMERLGKRPADSSTMSGDITEVPLPDLLQLFATNQKSGMLTISSELRGKIYIKEGKLIYAVIIGELPLSPIKALGRMLLWEKGAFVLEALDDKIEFAETFASDTESILLELMRQVDELKRLRSRVPDDEAQLSLRVPLVSPLSALAKLDLDTLQLAINFGLVRDIIDRSTGTDFEAYTSIEKLLNKGYLEINESPA
- a CDS encoding DUF1311 domain-containing protein — encoded protein: MKSVILILLGFNLVVADDMSIADEREKCEQKSSSTAEKIVCINKEELVWDSLMNRDFKRIMNNLSADEKAKFRNVQKTWLAYRDAIFEISKIIEVKHYGKEDGSLLNARIKKDIVKYQSEILMSLAADWE